Proteins encoded together in one Candidatus Izemoplasmatales bacterium window:
- a CDS encoding AAA family ATPase gives MSLILSIANQKGGVGKTTTAINLASSLSYLDKKVLLIDLDYQANATTCMGIHRGSFKASVFDCLTEEASVAEAILHTDSPNIDVLPARTVVEGIEEKIILNTNRDFILHTQLKAIRANYDYVLIDCPPSLGFVTINAMIASDGIIIPVQCEFLAMDGLTQLLNTIRVVQSKKKVNMETLTIFGVLLTMLDTRSNSGFQVVNEVKTYFGEKVFQTIIPRNVSCSNATFYGVPVTEFSPKSKSSLGYRMLAKEVITRHDEGLR, from the coding sequence GTGAGCCTGATACTCTCGATCGCCAACCAGAAGGGCGGCGTCGGCAAGACCACCACCGCGATCAATCTGGCGAGCTCGCTCTCGTACCTCGACAAGAAGGTGCTCCTGATCGACCTCGACTACCAGGCGAACGCGACCACCTGCATGGGCATCCACCGCGGCAGCTTCAAGGCGAGCGTGTTCGACTGCCTCACCGAGGAGGCGTCGGTCGCCGAGGCGATCCTCCACACCGATTCGCCCAACATCGACGTCCTCCCGGCGCGCACCGTCGTCGAGGGCATCGAGGAGAAGATCATCCTGAACACCAACCGCGACTTCATCCTGCACACGCAACTGAAGGCGATCCGGGCGAACTACGACTACGTCCTGATCGACTGCCCGCCGTCGCTCGGGTTCGTCACGATCAACGCGATGATCGCCTCCGACGGCATCATCATCCCGGTCCAGTGCGAGTTCCTCGCGATGGACGGGCTCACCCAGCTGCTCAACACGATCCGCGTCGTGCAGTCGAAGAAAAAGGTCAACATGGAGACGCTCACGATCTTCGGCGTCCTCCTGACGATGCTCGACACGCGCTCCAACTCCGGCTTCCAGGTCGTGAACGAGGTGAAGACCTATTTCGGCGAGAAGGTCTTCCAGACGATCATCCCGCGCAACGTCAGCTGTTCGAACGCGACGTTCTACGGCGTCCCCGTGACCGAATTCTCGCCCAAGAGCAAATCGTCGCTCGGCTACCGCATGCTGGCGAAAGAGGTGATCACGCGCCATGACGAAGGATTACGTTAA
- a CDS encoding ParB/RepB/Spo0J family partition protein, whose amino-acid sequence MTKDYVKRGLSDLLAENTIADLGKEEVVDVPLDQVLPNPYQPRKRFDEDSLKELAESIRINGVLQPVIVKKVAQGYMLVTGERRCRAARMAGFPSVPAIVRDYNNQYLAELALLENIQREDLTIIEEAEAYKNAIDSLNLTHLELAQKIGKSRSYVSNTLGILTLPEAIVDEINAGNISMGHARALSKLKDAERIRTIARMIVENRLTVRDIEALVKSEKKKKEIRRREVAPTLAAGVARVKTSLSRRFAFQKPVRVSGNRIVIVFEDESEAIRFADFVDEGKDA is encoded by the coding sequence ATGACGAAGGATTACGTTAAGCGGGGACTTTCGGACCTGCTCGCGGAGAACACGATCGCCGACCTCGGCAAGGAGGAGGTCGTCGACGTCCCGCTCGACCAGGTCCTCCCCAACCCGTACCAGCCGCGCAAGCGGTTCGACGAGGATTCCCTGAAGGAGCTCGCGGAATCGATCCGGATCAACGGCGTGCTCCAGCCGGTGATCGTCAAGAAGGTCGCTCAGGGCTACATGCTGGTCACGGGCGAACGGCGCTGCCGCGCCGCCCGGATGGCCGGGTTCCCGTCCGTTCCGGCGATCGTCCGCGACTACAACAACCAGTACCTCGCCGAACTCGCCCTGCTCGAGAACATCCAGCGCGAGGACCTCACGATCATCGAGGAGGCCGAGGCCTACAAGAACGCGATCGACTCGCTCAACCTCACCCACCTCGAGCTTGCCCAGAAGATCGGCAAGTCGCGCTCCTACGTCTCCAACACCCTCGGGATCCTGACCCTGCCGGAAGCGATCGTCGACGAGATCAACGCCGGCAACATCTCGATGGGCCACGCCCGCGCGCTCTCGAAACTGAAGGACGCAGAGCGCATCCGCACGATCGCGCGCATGATCGTCGAGAACCGCCTCACGGTCCGCGACATCGAGGCGCTCGTGAAGTCCGAGAAGAAGAAGAAGGAGATCCGCCGCCGCGAGGTGGCGCCGACCCTCGCCGCCGGCGTCGCCCGCGTCAAGACCTCCCTCTCCCGCCGCTTCGCGTTCCAGAAGCCGGTCCGCGTCAGCGGGAACCGGATCGTGATCGTCTTCGAGGACGAATCCGAGGCGATCCGCTTCGCCGACTTCGTCGACGAGGGGAAGGACGCCTGA
- a CDS encoding DUF951 domain-containing protein — MPLPAGAELRLGTVVVLKKGHPCGENKWEIVRYGVDCKIKCLGCGRIVLIDRVDLKKAVKKVVEVPVLGRTDETDH, encoded by the coding sequence ATGCCGCTGCCGGCAGGCGCCGAGCTCCGCCTCGGCACCGTCGTCGTCCTGAAGAAGGGGCATCCCTGCGGCGAGAACAAGTGGGAGATCGTCCGCTACGGCGTCGACTGCAAGATCAAGTGCCTCGGCTGCGGGAGAATCGTCCTGATCGACCGCGTCGATCTCAAGAAGGCCGTGAAGAAGGTCGTGGAGGTGCCCGTCCTTGGACGAACTGACGAAACTGATCATTGA
- a CDS encoding nucleotide pyrophosphohydrolase: protein MDELTKLIIEFRDERGWREHDTPEALAKSIVIEAAELLENYQWPDTKPDLENVADELADVIMYALAMASDLGLDPKKICLAKLAKNRIKYPK, encoded by the coding sequence TTGGACGAACTGACGAAACTGATCATTGAGTTCCGCGACGAGCGCGGCTGGCGCGAGCACGACACGCCCGAAGCGCTCGCCAAGTCGATCGTGATCGAGGCGGCCGAACTGCTCGAGAACTACCAGTGGCCGGACACGAAACCCGACCTGGAGAACGTCGCCGACGAGCTTGCGGACGTGATCATGTACGCGCTCGCGATGGCTTCCGACCTCGGCCTCGACCCGAAGAAGATCTGCCTCGCGAAACTCGCGAAAAACCGGATCAAATACCCGAAATGA